From the Amblyraja radiata isolate CabotCenter1 chromosome 12, sAmbRad1.1.pri, whole genome shotgun sequence genome, one window contains:
- the LOC116978905 gene encoding four and a half LIM domains protein 1-like, giving the protein MAFHKTPEPYYRFPERTGGEQLSCQHCQQPLHGQRFVERDGRPCCTRCYEKIVANSCADCKKPIGCDSKELHHEGKYWHEGCFRCYHCSRSLANDSFSIKNERIICSKCMPRTDASTCHGCKRAIKPGTKSFEYSGSHWHERCFTCHRCLKEIGSESFVPRGDDIYCVSCNQKKFSQHCTHCKKPITSGGVSYKEEPWHAECFICKTCRKPLGGQQFSGHENALYCVECYGTFIAKKCGACRMPVTGFGGAEVVTYEERQWHKDCFKCRKCYGSLANKRFVTHNRDVYCSDCGKNM; this is encoded by the exons ATGGCTTTCCACAAGACGCCAG AGCCGTACTACCGGTTCCCGGAGCGGACCGGCGGCGAGCAGCTGAGCTGCCAGCACTGTCAGCAGCCGCTGCACGGACAGCGCTTCGTGGAGAGGGACGGGCGCccgtgctgcacccgctgctacGAGAAAATTGTCGCCAACTCCTGCGCCGATTGCAAGAAGCCGATTGGCTGCGATTCCAAG GAGCTGCACCACGAGGGCAAGTACTGGCATGAGGGATGTTTCCGCTGCTATCACTGCAGCCGCTCGCTGGCCAACGACTCCTTCAGCATCAAGAACGAGAGGATCATCTGCTCCAAGTGTATGCCACGCACCGATGCGTCCACCTGCCATGGCTGCAAGCGGGCCATCAAGCCAG GGACTAAGAGCTTTGAGTACAGTGGCTCTCACTGGCATGAGCGCTGCTTCACCTGCCACCGCTGCCTGAAGGAGATCGGCTCGGAGAGCTTCGTCCCTCGCGGAGACGACATCTACTGCGTGTCCTGCAACCAGAAGAAGTTCTCGCAGCATTGCACCCACTGCAAGAAG CCCATCACCAGTGGAGGGGTGAGTTACAAGGAGGAGCCCTGGCACGCCGAGTGCTTCATCTGCAAGACGTGCCGGAAGCCGCTGGGTGGGCAGCAGTTCTCGGGCCACGAGAACGCGCTCTACTGCGTCGAGTGCTACGGCACCTTCATTGCCAAGAAATGCGGAGCCTGCCGCATGCCCGTTACCG GGTTTGGGGGAGCTGAGGTCGTGACCTATGAGGAACGGCAGTGGCACAAAGACTGCTTCAAGTGCAGGAAGTGCTACGGCTCGCTGGCCAACAAGCGCTTTGTCACCCACAACAGGGACGTGTACTGTAGTGACTGCGGTAAAAACATGTAG